A genomic stretch from Armatimonadota bacterium includes:
- a CDS encoding DNA alkylation repair protein, with the protein MTHDEVMARLESFGSEKGRATNARYGGAGEKQFGAKMGDIRALAKEIKSDQALGLELWANGNYEAMILACYIMSAKKFSADEIDRMQRMVPSKGVSDAFNTNIVKAHPEKESLRVKWMADDNLMAARGGWSLTTERVLKSPDGLDLPALMDRIEKEMGAAPEPLQWIMNYCLASIGIEFPQYRERAIAIGEKIGAFKDYPVSKGCVSPFAPIWITEMVSRKG; encoded by the coding sequence ATGACGCACGATGAAGTGATGGCCCGCCTTGAGAGCTTTGGCAGCGAGAAAGGTCGCGCCACCAATGCCCGCTACGGCGGTGCGGGCGAGAAGCAGTTCGGAGCCAAGATGGGCGATATTCGCGCCTTGGCCAAGGAGATCAAAAGCGATCAGGCCCTGGGCCTTGAGCTCTGGGCGAACGGCAACTACGAGGCCATGATCCTGGCGTGCTACATCATGAGCGCCAAGAAATTCTCCGCCGATGAGATCGACCGAATGCAACGCATGGTTCCCTCCAAGGGAGTGTCCGACGCCTTCAACACCAACATTGTGAAGGCTCATCCCGAAAAGGAATCGCTGCGCGTCAAATGGATGGCCGACGATAACCTGATGGCCGCCCGCGGAGGTTGGAGCCTCACCACCGAGCGGGTGCTGAAAAGCCCGGACGGCCTCGACCTGCCCGCCCTAATGGACCGCATCGAGAAGGAGATGGGCGCTGCGCCCGAACCCCTCCAATGGATCATGAACTACTGCCTGGCCTCCATCGGCATCGAATTTCCGCAATATCGCGAACGGGCGATTGCCATTGGCGAGAAGATCGGCGCATTCAAAGACTATCCGGTCTCGAAAGGATGCGTCTCGCCATTTGCGCCGATCTGGATTACCGAGATGGTCAGCCGAAAGGGCTAG
- a CDS encoding AAA family ATPase: protein MKLSKPIFSLKRKAKTLSRNENIPLHEALDRIAVEEGLASWSLLAAQHAAQSPASRIYGQLQPGSLLLLAARPGQGKTLLGLQLAIEAISAGHHSFFFSLEYTEQECLDRFRSINVDPTEFKDRFEFDGSDAICADHIAARLSSAAPGTLAVVDYLQLLDQKRETPDLLSQVRSLRAFAQSKGLVLVFISQIDRHFDPMQKALPDFDDVRLPNPLDLALFDRACFLHNGEVKVAKAS, encoded by the coding sequence ATGAAACTAAGCAAACCTATTTTCAGCCTCAAGCGCAAGGCCAAAACGCTGTCGCGCAATGAAAACATTCCCCTCCACGAAGCTCTCGATCGCATCGCCGTCGAAGAAGGATTGGCCAGTTGGAGCCTCTTGGCTGCCCAACACGCGGCGCAGTCTCCCGCAAGCCGGATCTATGGCCAACTACAGCCGGGAAGTCTGCTGCTCCTGGCGGCTCGACCCGGACAAGGCAAAACCTTGCTTGGGCTCCAGCTAGCCATCGAGGCAATTAGCGCCGGACACCACAGCTTCTTCTTTTCGCTCGAATACACCGAGCAGGAGTGCCTTGACAGGTTTAGGTCCATCAACGTGGACCCAACTGAATTCAAAGATCGGTTCGAGTTCGACGGATCGGACGCCATTTGCGCCGACCATATCGCTGCGCGTTTGTCGTCGGCGGCACCAGGAACCTTGGCCGTCGTCGACTACCTTCAACTGCTCGACCAGAAGCGGGAGACACCCGATCTGCTTTCGCAGGTCCGATCGCTTCGCGCCTTCGCCCAGTCCAAGGGATTAGTGCTCGTCTTCATTTCTCAGATTGACCGACACTTTGACCCAATGCAAAAGGCTTTACCTGACTTCGACGATGTGCGCCTGCCGAATCCGCTCGACCTCGCGCTTTTCGACCGAGCGTGCTTCCTCCACAACGGCGAAGTGAAAGTAGCGAAGGCCAGCTAG
- a CDS encoding LacI family DNA-binding transcriptional regulator: MAKKPVSIRDVATQAGVSIGTVSHVLNGNTKARISKVTQDRIRSAAKELGYRPNQLARSLWRGKTDTIGLLISGFRNPFFVDVVESAESAVLACGYRVQSASAPSAHGTFRAHADVFNWPVDGVIMWADAGQTLATYMGPRAAQTPVVYIGSIRTDDTDWIGFDSYGGGRLLTEHLVAKGYRKIAYAYPADWQPGHEDVRFLAFRDVCSEAGITPRTLLTANRDETCSAGLDLGLAIARMRPSDRPDAVFCHNDTIAMGVYSGLRRAGLRVPDDVAVAGCDGIEFAQCLEAPLTTIRIPGEKIAEQAMHVLNTRLKSEAKPAQRVQTILPTELWVGGTT, translated from the coding sequence ATGGCGAAGAAGCCAGTATCGATAAGGGATGTCGCAACGCAGGCGGGAGTGTCTATTGGCACCGTGTCCCACGTGCTGAACGGGAACACCAAAGCCCGTATTTCCAAGGTCACGCAAGACCGAATCCGCTCGGCGGCCAAAGAGCTTGGCTACCGACCCAACCAACTGGCTCGCTCTCTGTGGCGTGGCAAGACCGATACGATCGGCCTCCTCATTTCCGGTTTCCGAAACCCATTCTTCGTCGATGTGGTGGAGTCGGCCGAAAGCGCCGTCCTCGCTTGTGGATATCGGGTGCAGTCGGCCTCGGCGCCGAGCGCGCATGGAACCTTCCGAGCCCATGCCGACGTCTTCAACTGGCCAGTCGATGGAGTCATTATGTGGGCCGACGCCGGGCAAACTTTGGCGACCTACATGGGTCCCCGCGCGGCGCAAACGCCAGTCGTCTACATCGGCTCGATCCGAACGGACGACACCGACTGGATCGGCTTTGACAGCTACGGCGGAGGTCGGCTCCTTACCGAACACCTGGTGGCCAAGGGTTACCGAAAGATCGCATATGCGTACCCCGCCGACTGGCAGCCAGGGCATGAGGACGTCCGCTTCCTAGCCTTTCGCGATGTCTGCTCCGAGGCAGGAATCACGCCGAGGACGCTTTTGACCGCCAACCGCGACGAGACGTGCTCGGCAGGTCTGGACCTTGGTCTGGCCATTGCCCGCATGCGTCCTTCCGACCGTCCGGACGCGGTCTTTTGCCACAACGACACCATCGCCATGGGCGTATACAGTGGGCTTCGGCGCGCTGGTCTACGCGTTCCCGACGACGTGGCGGTAGCCGGTTGCGACGGCATCGAGTTTGCCCAATGCTTAGAGGCTCCTCTCACCACTATCCGCATCCCCGGCGAGAAGATCGCCGAGCAAGCGATGCACGTCCTCAACACACGCCTCAAGAGCGAGGCCAAGCCGGCACAACGCGTCCAAACGATTTTGCCAACTGAACTATGGGTGGGCGGTACCACCTAA